In the genome of Megalops cyprinoides isolate fMegCyp1 chromosome 7, fMegCyp1.pri, whole genome shotgun sequence, one region contains:
- the LOC118780362 gene encoding dysbindin-like, giving the protein MSSSGSTNHNKRLSSETEHAQRVLDMDAAQNMKLRERQRFFEEVFQHDVDVYLSTAHLQIDHKRPPIGSISSMEVNVDILEQMELMDITDHEALDVFLNSSGSEDVLTSPLPGRPAPLYKDGLSLPVPNGCHKMKSRMSSTSSGSTDPYSLDTSEEGVETPVIQSDDEEVQADTLLLMTTPSGKDEEEEEEEEKDLAVQLP; this is encoded by the exons ATGTCCTCTTCTGGATCCACCAACCACAACAAGCGGCTGTCCT CGGAGACGGAGCACGCACAGAGGGTCCTGGACATGGATGCGGCCCAAAACATGaagctgagggagagacagcgcTTCTTCGAGGAGGTCTTCCAGCACGACGTGGATGTATACCTGTCTACTGCCCACCTGCAGATCGACCACAAGAGAC CCCCCATCGGCAGTATTTCCTCCATGGAAGTCAACGTGGACATTCTGGAGCAGATGGAACTCATGGACATCACTGACCACGAGGCGCTGGATGTCTTCCTCAACTCCAGTGGCAGTGAAGATGTGCTCACCTCTCCTTTGCCAGGTAGGCCAGCCCCA TTATACAAGGATGGGCTCTCCCTGCCAGTGCCTAATGGCTGTCACAAAATGAAGTCTCGCATGTCGTCCACCTCCTCTGGTTCTACTGACCCCTACAGCCTGGACACCAGTGAAGAGGGGGTGGAAACTCCCGTCATCCAATCAGATGATGAGGAGGTGCAGGCTGACACCCTTCTGCTGATGACCACACCCTCAGGcaaggatgaagaggaggaggaggaggaggagaaggaccTGGCAGTCCAGTTGCCATAG